gaaaaaagttaaaactatGATCAAGTTAAATTCataagtaaaaagacaaaaccGTAATCATTCTGTTACGaccattggtttttttttttttcttctcacaCCCGGATAGCTGGCGATGGCATTGTCGGGCTTGATAGTTTCAAGGACTACTATGATCCGTCTTTGAAATGTGTCCGACAAACTCTTCTTGAGTGTACAGGTGTGTCTGGAAGCTATTTGAGGTAGTTGcattttcccatgtaatgcatTTGGCTGCTCAGGCTAGTGTTTGGTGTGCTATGGATGTTGAAATCTGTGTAACAATTAATGgcgaaaaatagaaaattgagaaagaagaacacaaagatttaacgtggttcggctaATTGCTTACATCCACGGGAACAGGGAAAGAGGATTTTCACTATGTtcaaattagggttacataaaatGGTATTTATATTAACCATTAGGAATGAAAATTCCAAAAACACCCCTGAACCACCCCCCAACCTATTGTTCGCCCCACAAcaaatatgagccacatactacaacaatctccaccttggaaaATATTCACTCCCCCCTTAGGAGACTAGAAATATAGCTTATAACTCCACCTGGGACAATAGGTTGGGGTATCTCCCATCTAGCAACTAGAGACATTAATCAAGTTTAAGCAATGCTTGAAATTTTCTGTGGTAACAGGCTTTGTTAACATGTCTGTTGCGTTCTCAGATGTGTGAACCTTCTCAAGTAACAGTTCACCAGAATAGACCAATTCCCTGATCTTATGAAATCTCATATCTATGTGTTTGGTCCTTGCATGATACAACTGGTTCTTTGCCAAATAAATGGCAACTCTGATTGTCACAATATAATTGAACTCCACCTTGCTAAATACCCAACTCCTTAACCAAACCTATAAGCCATAATGATTCCTTTGTAGCCTCAGCTATTGCCATATATTCTGACTCAGTAGTAAATAGTGCAACTAAAGACTGTACCATAGACTTCCAACAAATAGGTCCCCCACCAAGGGTGAATACATAACCTGTGGTAGACCTCCTGTCGTCCAAGTCACCTGCATAGTCTGCATCAACATATCCTCTAATTGAAGGATCACTTTGTTGTTTGCTGAACATGATGCCATAGTATGTAGTACCCCTTAAGTATCTAAAAATCCACTTGATTGCATCCCAATGCATTCTTCCCGGATTTGATAGAAACTTGCTCACCACACTAACAGTATGCGCCAAATCTGGTCTTATACAAACCATAGCATACATAAAGCATCCCACTGCACTTGCATATGGAACCTTTGACATGTCTTTTACTTCATCATCTGTCTTTGGACATTGATTAGTAGACAACCTAAAATGATTTGCCAAAGGTGTACttactggttttgcatcatccATGTTGAACCTCTCAAACACTCTCTTAACATAGCTATACTGAGATAACCATAATCTCCTTGAAGCTCTATCTCTGTGAATCTCCATTCCAATAATCTTTTTGGCTGCATCTAATTCCTTCATGTCAAACTCCTTACTCAACAAGGACTTCAACTTATTGACCTCAACCATACTCTTTGCAGCaattaacatgtcatccacatagagtaatagaaaaataaatgatgaatcATCATCTAGGCTCTTTACATAAACAAAACAATCATACTCACATCTCTTGTAGCCAATCCTGATAATGTAGGAGTCAAAACACTTGTACCACTGCCTTGGAGACTGCTTCAACCCATAAAGTGATTTCCTCAATTTACAGACCAAGTGTTCTTGTCCAGGTTGAATAAACCCTTCTGGTTGTACCATATAGACCAACTCCTccaaatcaccatgaagaaaagttGTCTCTACATCCATTTGTTCTAGTTGCATGTCAAAATGTGCTACCAAACCCAACACTGTCCTGATGGAAGTGTGCCTGACCATGGGGGAGAAGATCTCATCATAGTCAACCCCTTTCCTCTGTGAGTAACCTTTTGCTACTAAACGAGCTTTGAACTTTTCACCTTCTTTTTCTGAAATTGCTTCTTTCTTCTTGTACACCCATTTGCATCCTATTGCTCTCTTCCCCTCTGGAGGCTCCACCAAAtcccatgtttggttcttaTGTAAAAACTGAATCTCCTCCACCATAGCTCCCATCCATCTACTTTTCTCTTGGTTGTGTATTGCCTCTTGAAAGGTAATAGGATCCTTGCTACTAGTAATCAATGCATAAGAAACCAAATCTTCAAAACCATACCTGGTAGGTGGCTTAATAGTGCGTCTGGGTTTGTCTATGGCTATACTATGATGTTGTTGATCTTCTGAACTAGACTTCCTTGCATTTCGAGCATGATCCTCTATATCATGGGTCTCTAATTCCACCTGTATCAACTGCTCATTACTGCTGCAACTTTTTGGTTCTTGTTTCTCTCATTTCTGAGTACACTATAACATGGGTTTCTCATCAAAAACCACATCTCTACTAATCACCACCTTATTTGCCTTTGGATCCCAGAGCTTGAATTCTTTCACCCCTTTCTTATACCCCAGAAAGATACACTGTTTGGACTTCGCATCAAGCTTTGATCTCTCCTCATTAGGAATGTGCACATAAGCTGGGCACCCAAATACTCTCAAACCAAATTAATCTATCGGACTGACTGTCCATACCTCATCTGCTACTTTCCCATCTAATGCTGCTCTGGGTGACCTGTTGATCAAGTAACATGCCATGTTCACTGCTTTTGcccaaaatttcttttcaagGCCTGCATTCAATTTGAGACACTGAGCTCTTTCAGCTATTGTTCTGTTCATCCTTTCTGCTataccattttgttgtggtgtcTTGCGTACTGTGAAGTGTCTCTTAATCCCATGAACTTTGAATTTGTATACACAGTACCATTATCTGACCTGAGACATTTAGCTTTCTCCCTGTCTAGTTTTCTACTTTAGCTTTCCACAACTTGAACTTGGCAAACATTTCTGACTTGTGCCGCATGAAGTACACCCAAACCTTTCATGaataattgttaataaaacTCACAAAATACATACTTCCTCCCAAAGATGCTACCATTACTGGTCCCCAAACGTCTGTATGAACATAGTCAA
This region of Vitis vinifera cultivar Pinot Noir 40024 chromosome 5, ASM3070453v1 genomic DNA includes:
- the LOC109122611 gene encoding retrovirus-related Pol polyprotein from transposon TNT 1-94, which encodes MAELPLHIMENILLRSPVKSLIPNVATIMVVRASTKEYCEAFSDDDADLANKIVLWNPSTRQCNQLPPNPNVLDFLGCHGFGYDSFADDYKIFVVSMLDPNTETVVDVFSLKSNKWKRIQEKTSHQGCEQFRELAIPREEEEVYVKLRVVGGCLCVQGFEDPSKMWVMKEYGVDTSWIHGIKRHFTVRKTPQQNGIAERMNRTIAERAQCLKLNAGLEKKFWAKAVNMACYLINRSPRAALDGKVADERSKLDAKSKQCIFLGYKKGVKEFKLWDPKANKVELETHDIEDHARNARKSSSEDQQHHSIAIDKPRRTIKPPTRYGFEDLVSYALITSSKDPITFQEAIHNQEKSRWMGAMVEEIQFLHKNQTWDLVEPPEGKRAIGCKWVYKKKEAISEKEGEKFKARLVAKGYSQRKGVDYDEIFSPMVRHTSIRTVLGLVAHFDMQLEQMDVETTFLHGDLEELVYMVQPEGFIQPGQEHLVCKLRKSLYGLKQSPRQWYKCFDSYIIRIGYKRCEYDCFVYVKSLDDDSSFIFLLLYVDDMLIAAKSMVEVNKLKSLLSKEFDMKELDAAKKIIGMEIHRDRASRRLWLSQYSYVKRVFERFNMDDAKPVSTPLANHFRLSTNQCPKTDDEVKDMSKVPYASAVGCFMYAMVCIRPDLAHTVSVVSKFLSNPGRMHWDAIKWIFRYLRGTTYYGIMFSKQQSDPSIRGYVDADYAGDLDDRRSTTGYVFTLGGGPICWKSMVQSLVALFTTESEYMAIAEATKESLWLIGLVKELGI